One genomic region from Nostoc sphaeroides encodes:
- a CDS encoding PAS domain S-box protein: protein MLNVNRLRLQDIFKIPTNSLVAKVASAIAVFVGSLVLVGWCLGIEVLKRGFAGSPATMKANTALCFVLCGMSLWLFLTAGEQGVEENNSKLFPHFPTLLISRVCAITVTTIAALTLCEYVFGWNLHIDELLFRDLSTGIATLHPGRMGVNTGLNFMLLSVALQILIHPKNHRSYWYAQIITLIATLISFQALMGYAYKVKVLYGLAPYTTSMALHTAVLFSLLSIGILWARSEQGLMRVVTSDSYGGLLARRLLIAAIAVPSILGWVIVEGQRAGQYDPAFAVSVFAIVVIVIFTILIWESARVVERLSHQRDFAQLALRTYEAKLGSFVDSNVIGILFGDVYGGIQQANDEFLRMIGYTQEDLLAGRLSWHNITPPEYLYLDERGVAEAKANTNAACTPYEKEYIRKDGSRIPVLVGYVLLGENRDESVAFILDLTERKQAEAEQQKLVSLVENSSDFIGIATLEGQLLYINDAGQKLVGVSSLDEVRQKVVLDYFMPKDKAYFQQYILPTVLLEGRWQGEFCFCHLQTGQPIPVDYNIFTVTDNKTGQPIALATVTRNISEQKVAKEKILQLNKDLQRRITELQTLLEVIPIGIGIAEDPECQNIKVNPAFGNQLGISSDINASLSAPLDEKPTSFKVYREGKEVAAEELPMQYSATHGVEVLGCELDVVHENGKIVNLLEYVAPLFDEEGKTRGSVGAFLDITERKQAEEALLNQQKWLENVLNLMPRPLLFIEPGTARVTFANRSANELAGGEFPKGVPAAEYHTVYHYTDAAGDRIPNEQMPGVRVALGERLNGLEVDWHTPGGVRSLLVFADTLPAMHGHPATCILVFQEISNLKQAEKALSLGYKRLNLLFDTANDLLSSQEPVLLIDSVYRKLREQIGIEVYLNYLVEDNSQVMRLGSYSGISQEMAKKMEWLAVGEGVSGGVAQKRHPDSIENVQQSTDPHTELIRSLGITAYYAYPLIAQGRLLGTLSFGSRTRLGFTDNQKGMMQAVCDQIAIAMERASLIASLQQQTEQLQEANRMKDEFLGILSHELRSPLNAILGWAQLLQRSKLNETLIARATETIERNAKAQTQLIEDLLDISRMMRGKLRLNVHTCNLVPIIDSAIEAVSLAAQSKEIDLKFSLIPSKETRNAPPGILPVVTFAPNSDLALGINHENLESREAESQSMLGENSQFLVSGDFERLQQIIWNLLSNAIKFTPTGGRVEVQLSVVTGQEKQQTTDKYAQIQVIDTGIGISPDFLPCVFDRFRQADSSNTRTYGGLGLGLAIARNLVELHGGTIHANSPGKGQGATFTVKLPLLKSPPLYPFAPPPLSPSTPLSLSLLGVRVLVVDNQADTRDFITTILEQYQAEVQAVASVLDALQVITQWKPDVLVSDIGMPGEDGYSLIRKVRSQPPELGGNIPAAALTAYTRAEDRMRAIQEGYQLHLPKPIEAAELATVVARLAGRA from the coding sequence ATGTTAAATGTTAACCGCTTGCGGCTGCAAGATATATTTAAAATCCCGACAAATTCACTTGTGGCAAAAGTCGCAAGTGCGATCGCTGTTTTTGTTGGCAGCTTGGTACTAGTTGGTTGGTGTCTTGGCATTGAAGTTCTCAAGCGCGGCTTTGCTGGTAGTCCTGCCACAATGAAAGCCAATACAGCGCTGTGTTTTGTGCTGTGTGGTATGTCGCTATGGCTATTTTTAACAGCAGGGGAACAGGGTGTAGAGGAAAACAATTCAAAATTATTTCCCCACTTCCCTACTCTTCTAATTTCTAGAGTCTGTGCAATAACTGTCACCACAATAGCTGCGCTTACACTCTGTGAATATGTGTTTGGCTGGAATCTCCACATTGACGAGCTACTGTTTCGTGATTTGTCTACTGGTATAGCGACATTGCATCCGGGGCGAATGGGCGTGAACACAGGACTGAACTTTATGCTCCTTAGCGTCGCCCTACAGATTTTGATTCATCCAAAAAACCACCGCAGTTATTGGTATGCTCAGATTATCACTCTGATCGCTACTTTAATTTCCTTTCAGGCCCTCATGGGCTATGCCTATAAAGTGAAAGTTCTCTACGGACTTGCCCCTTATACAACATCAATGGCGTTACATACTGCGGTGTTGTTCAGCTTACTAAGTATAGGCATTCTGTGGGCGCGGTCAGAACAGGGGTTAATGAGAGTAGTTACAAGTGATAGTTACGGCGGATTACTTGCACGTCGTTTATTAATTGCTGCGATCGCAGTCCCTTCTATATTGGGGTGGGTAATTGTTGAAGGCCAACGGGCAGGACAATACGATCCGGCTTTTGCAGTATCGGTATTTGCGATCGTCGTGATTGTGATTTTTACTATTTTGATTTGGGAAAGTGCCAGGGTTGTAGAACGCCTCAGCCATCAACGCGATTTTGCACAGCTTGCACTCAGAACCTACGAAGCTAAACTGGGAAGTTTTGTAGATTCTAACGTCATCGGCATTCTATTTGGCGATGTGTATGGGGGTATCCAACAGGCAAACGATGAATTCTTGAGGATGATTGGTTACACACAGGAGGATTTGTTAGCAGGGAGGTTAAGTTGGCACAATATCACACCACCAGAATATTTATACTTAGATGAGCGAGGTGTCGCAGAAGCCAAGGCAAATACAAACGCTGCTTGTACGCCTTACGAGAAAGAATATATTCGCAAAGATGGTAGCCGCATCCCGGTTTTAGTTGGTTACGTGCTGCTAGGAGAAAACCGCGACGAGTCAGTAGCATTTATCCTTGACTTGACCGAACGCAAGCAAGCAGAAGCAGAGCAACAAAAATTAGTATCGCTGGTAGAAAATAGCTCTGACTTTATCGGCATCGCTACCCTTGAGGGTCAATTACTCTACATAAATGATGCAGGTCAAAAGCTGGTAGGGGTTTCCAGCCTTGATGAAGTTAGGCAAAAGGTAGTATTAGATTACTTCATGCCCAAAGACAAAGCCTATTTTCAACAATATATACTGCCGACTGTGCTATTAGAAGGGCGCTGGCAAGGAGAATTCTGCTTTTGCCATCTCCAAACAGGTCAACCAATACCAGTTGATTACAATATCTTCACTGTTACAGACAACAAGACAGGTCAGCCAATTGCTTTAGCAACTGTGACTCGCAACATCAGCGAACAAAAAGTCGCTAAGGAAAAAATATTACAACTAAACAAGGATCTACAGCGTCGTATTACTGAATTACAAACTCTGTTAGAAGTAATTCCCATTGGAATTGGCATTGCCGAAGATCCAGAATGCCAAAATATCAAGGTTAACCCTGCTTTTGGCAATCAGTTGGGAATATCGTCAGATATAAATGCCTCACTCAGCGCTCCTTTAGACGAAAAACCGACAAGCTTTAAAGTTTACCGCGAGGGAAAGGAAGTGGCAGCAGAGGAACTCCCGATGCAATACTCTGCAACTCATGGTGTCGAAGTTCTGGGTTGTGAACTCGATGTTGTCCATGAAAATGGAAAAATTGTCAACCTGTTGGAGTACGTTGCACCTTTGTTTGACGAAGAAGGTAAAACTAGAGGAAGCGTTGGTGCATTTTTAGATATTACGGAGCGCAAGCAGGCAGAGGAAGCACTTCTAAATCAGCAAAAATGGCTAGAGAATGTCTTAAATCTGATGCCAAGACCCTTGCTGTTTATCGAACCAGGAACAGCGCGGGTAACTTTTGCCAATCGCTCTGCTAACGAATTAGCTGGGGGCGAATTTCCCAAAGGTGTACCAGCCGCAGAGTATCACACAGTCTACCACTATACAGATGCGGCTGGCGATCGCATCCCCAATGAACAAATGCCAGGAGTGCGGGTTGCCCTTGGCGAACGCCTAAATGGATTGGAGGTAGACTGGCACACTCCCGGCGGTGTACGCTCTCTATTGGTATTTGCTGATACCTTGCCAGCAATGCACGGTCATCCGGCTACTTGTATCTTGGTGTTCCAAGAGATTAGCAACCTCAAGCAGGCAGAAAAGGCCCTCTCGCTAGGTTACAAAAGGCTAAACCTACTATTTGACACAGCCAACGATTTACTATCAAGTCAAGAACCAGTACTACTAATCGATAGCGTCTACCGAAAACTAAGAGAGCAAATTGGAATAGAAGTTTATTTGAACTATTTGGTTGAGGATAACTCTCAAGTAATGCGGTTGGGGTCTTACAGTGGTATTTCCCAAGAGATGGCAAAGAAAATGGAGTGGTTGGCAGTTGGTGAAGGGGTTTCTGGTGGTGTCGCGCAGAAACGCCATCCCGATTCTATAGAGAATGTCCAACAATCCACTGACCCGCACACAGAATTGATTCGCTCTTTAGGCATTACTGCCTATTATGCATACCCATTGATCGCCCAAGGACGCTTGTTAGGTACTCTTTCTTTTGGCAGCCGCACTCGGTTAGGCTTCACCGACAATCAAAAGGGGATGATGCAAGCAGTGTGCGACCAAATAGCGATCGCAATGGAACGAGCTAGTTTAATTGCTTCTTTGCAACAACAAACTGAGCAGTTGCAAGAGGCTAACCGCATGAAGGATGAGTTTCTAGGAATATTATCCCACGAATTGCGATCGCCTCTCAATGCCATCCTTGGCTGGGCGCAATTACTGCAACGAAGCAAGCTTAATGAAACCCTAATTGCTAGGGCTACGGAGACAATTGAACGCAATGCAAAGGCGCAAACCCAGCTAATTGAAGACCTGCTGGATATATCGCGGATGATGAGAGGCAAGTTACGCCTTAATGTGCATACTTGTAATTTGGTTCCAATTATTGATTCTGCCATCGAGGCTGTTAGCCTAGCCGCCCAATCCAAGGAAATAGATTTAAAATTTTCCCTTATTCCTTCAAAAGAAACGCGAAATGCGCCACCGGGGATACTCCCCGTGGTCACTTTCGCGCCAAATTCAGATTTGGCATTAGGAATTAATCACGAAAATCTAGAATCAAGAGAAGCAGAATCCCAAAGCATGTTGGGCGAAAATTCTCAATTCTTAGTATCCGGTGATTTCGAGCGCTTGCAGCAAATAATTTGGAATCTGCTATCCAATGCCATCAAATTCACACCCACAGGAGGACGGGTAGAGGTGCAATTGTCTGTAGTCACTGGTCAAGAAAAACAACAGACAACGGATAAATATGCCCAGATTCAGGTAATTGACACAGGTATTGGTATCAGCCCTGATTTTCTTCCTTGCGTTTTTGATCGCTTTCGTCAAGCTGATAGTTCTAACACTAGAACCTATGGTGGATTAGGGTTAGGATTAGCGATCGCGCGTAATTTAGTAGAATTACATGGCGGTACTATTCACGCAAATAGTCCAGGAAAAGGACAAGGGGCGACGTTTACAGTCAAGCTACCACTTCTGAAAAGTCCGCCCCTCTACCCCTTTGCCCCTCCACCCCTCTCTCCCTCTACTCCTCTCTCCCTCTCCCTACTTGGTGTGCGCGTGCTGGTTGTAGATAACCAAGCCGATACCCGTGATTTCATCACCACAATCCTCGAACAGTACCAAGCCGAAGTTCAGGCTGTAGCATCAGTTCTAGATGCATTGCAGGTAATTACACAGTGGAAACCAGATGTTTTAGTTAGCGATATCGGTATGCCCGGTGAGGATGGTTATTCGTTGATCCGCAAAGTGCGATCGCAACCACCAGAACTAGGGGGGAACATTCCAGCCGCAGCCCTAACAGCTTATACCAGGGCAGAGGATCGGATGCGAGCTATACAAGAAGGTTATCAACTACATTTACCTAAACCTATCGAGGCTGCTGAGTTAGCGACAGTAGTTGCCAGACTTGCTGGACGGGCTTAG